A DNA window from Setaria viridis chromosome 2, Setaria_viridis_v4.0, whole genome shotgun sequence contains the following coding sequences:
- the LOC117843569 gene encoding outer envelope protein 61, with product MMDPEMLRLAQEQMRRMSPDDLARMQQQLMSNPDLLKMASESMKNMKAEDLRRAAQQMNQARPEDMRDMTEKLANTTPEEFAAMKAQADAQMSYAISGAKMLKKQGNELHNQGQYSDAASKYKLAKDNLKNIPSSAAHTLQLQCTLNLMACYLKTGQFDECISEGSEVLTYDSSNVKAYYRRGQAYKELGKLEAAVADLSKAHEISPEDETIADVLRDTEEKLAREGGGVNMRKGVVIEEVVEEDTSKPSSSQRSSPGYTVSQPPEVAGSSERSRDDPASIRPSQNYVSKSNPEGLSKLGMEGMSPELIKTATDMIGTMKPEELQKMFEVASSMNGTSSVGPNLGSNMPEMSPDMIKMASDMIGKMPPDELQNMMNFASQMGGPGGTPRRSENNFQPSSRATTSNSPLGSSSQTIQESPVELSNDQRMGQSSSSLPPSTADMQETMRNSMKDPATRQMMANMMKNMSPEMMANMSEQFGMKLSKEDAAKAQQAMSSLSPEDLDRMMRWMERAQKGVEVAKKTKNWLLGRRGLILAIVMLILAFIFHQLGFIGR from the exons atgatGGATCCGGAGATGCTGCGGCTGGCGCAGGAGCAGATGCGCCGCATGTCGCCGGACGACCTCGCCAGGATGCAGCAGCAG CTGATGTCCAACCCGGACCTCTTAAAGATGGCTTCTGAGAGTATGAAGAACATGAAAGCTGAGGACTTAAGGCGAGCTGCACAGCAGATGAATCAGGCAAGACCAGAGGACATGCGTGATATGACTGAGAAACTTGCCAACACTACGCCCGAGGAGTTTGCTGCTATGAAGGCTCAAGCAGACGCTCAAATGTCGTACGCGATATCTGGTGCCAAGATGTTAAAGAAGCAG GGAAATGAACTTCATAACCAGGGACAGTATTCGGATGCTGCCAGCAAATACAAACTT GCCAAGGATAATTTAAAAAACATACCATCGTCCGCAGCGCATACCCTGCAGTTGCAATGTACTCTTAATTTAATGGCTTGTTACTTGAAGACCGGACAATTTGACGAATGCATAAGCGAAGGTTCAGAG GTTCTAACTTATGATTCAAGCAATGTTAAAGCATATTATCGGAGGGGTCAAGCGTATAAAGAACTTGGAAAATTGGAG GCTGCTGTTGCCGACTTGAGTAAAGCCCATGAAATTTCCCCTGAGGATGAAACTATTGCTGATGTTCTCAG AGATACTGAAGAAAAACTTGCACGGGAAGGGGGAGGAGTGAACATGCGAAAAGGTGTTGTTATTGAAGAAGTTGTAGAAGAAGATACTTCAAAGCCATCAAGCAGTCAAAGAAGTTCTCCTGGGTATACTGTTTCACAGCCACCTGAAGTAGCAGGAAGCTCAGAAAGGTCAAGAGATGATCCTGCTTCTATCAG GCCATCCCAAAATTATGTGTCCAAGAGCAATCCTGAAGGCTTATCGAAGTTAGGAATGGAAGGAATGTCACCAGAACTTATAAAAACTGCCACTGATATGATTGGCACAATGAAACCAGAAGAACTTCAGAAAATGTTCGAAGTTGCTTCTTCAATGAATGGCACTAGCTCCGTTGGTCCAAATCTGGGATCCAATATGCCAGAAATGTCTCCTGATATGATTAAGATGGCATCTGATATGATTGGTAAGATGCCTCCTGATGAACTACAGAATATGATGAATTTTGCTTCTCAGATGGGTGGGCCTGGTGGTACCCCCAGGAGGTCAGAGAATAACTTCCAACCTTCATCGAGAGCCACAACTAGTAATTCCCCCCTTGGATCATCATCTCAAACTATTCAGGAGAGCCCTGTCGAACTATCAAACGACCAAAGGATGGGCCAGTCGTCTTCTAGTCTTCCACCTTCTACAGCTGATATGCAGGAAACCATGAGAAATTCTATGAAAGACCCTGCAACGCGGCAG ATGATGGCAAACATGATGAAGAACATGAGCCCTGAGATGATGGCAAACATGAGCGAGCAGTTTGGAATGAAGCTGTCAAAGGAGGATGCTGCAAAAGCTCAACAAGCCATGTCCTCATTATCTCCGGAGGATTTGGATAGAATG atgagatggatggagcGAGCACAGAAAGGGGTAGAAGTTGCCAAGAAGACAAAGAACTGGCTCTTAGGGCGGCGAGGCTTGATCCTTGCTATTGTCATGCTGATCCTGGCCTTCATCTTTCATCAGCTTGGGTTTATCGGCAGGTGA